In a genomic window of Fusarium verticillioides 7600 chromosome 11, whole genome shotgun sequence:
- a CDS encoding NADPH2:quinone reductase, with product MLFRVKACSVNPIDHKVRSGTYDDAPDYYNHVPRDFHIIGFDGSGVVEKTGPDCQLFKVGDEVSWVGPSTDQGSYAEYQLISELACAKKPRNLDFVDTASYGLTFMTAYQSLYRRMEVKPEEQTGILIINGGGGVGSAAIQLARRVLKLPVVVATASRPETIESCKRMGATHVINHREDLAKQIDDLRLNVPIKEAPPSTQAYHSLTDTDTSTLSPEPSNTPNPSPKSAPHSAKSAPSSKQT from the exons ATGCTGTTCAGGGTCAAGGCCTGTTCTGTCAACCCGATTGATCACAAGGTTCGATCAGGAACCTATGACGATGCGCCCG ACTACTATAACCACGTCCCAAGGGACTTTCATATCATCGGATTCGACGGATCCGGGGTAGTAGAGAAAACCGGGCCTGACTGCCAACTCTTCAAAGTCGGCGATGAAGTCTCTTGGGTAGGCCCATCGACTGATCAGGGGAGCTATGCAGAGTATCAACTCATAAGCGAACTAGCCTGCgccaaaaagccaagaaaccTTGATTTCGTTGATACTGCGAGCTACGGCTTGACTTTCATGACAGCATATCAGTCGCTGTATCGAAGGATGGAggtcaagcctgaggagcaGACTGGTATCTTGATC ATAaatggaggtggtggtgtaGGAAGTGCTGCTATTCAGCTTGCGAGGAGAGTGCTTAAGCTTCCGGTCGTTGTGGCTACGGCATCACGACCTGAGACGATCGAGTCTTGCAAGAGGATGGGCGCTACGCATGTCATAAACCATCGAGAAGACCTTGCCAAGCAGATTGACGATTTAAGGCTCAATGTCCCCATCAAGGAAGCACCACCTTCCACTCAAGCATATCACTCGCTAACAGACACAGATACGTCTACATTGTCGCCCGAACCGAGCAATACACCCAATCCATCGCCAAAATCTGCGCCCCATTCGGCAAAGTCTGCACCGTCGTCCAAGCAGACGTGA
- a CDS encoding NADPH2:quinone reductase has translation MATMKAIGVSKYGPIDNLESRDVPKPSDPTGRQVVVKVKACSVNPIDHKVRSGTYDDAPDYYNHVPRDFHIIGFDGSGVVEKTGPDCQLFKVGDEVSWVGPSTDQGSYAEYQLISELACAKKPRNLDFVDTASYGLTFMTAYQSLYRRMEVKPEEQTGILIINGGGGVGSAAIQLARRVLKLPVVVATASRPETIESCKRMGATHVINHREDLAKQIDDLRLNVPIKEAPPSTQAYHSLTDTDTSTLSPEPSNTPNPSPKSAPHSAKSAPSSKQT, from the exons ATGGCTACTATGAAAGCTATCGGAGTCTCCAAGTACGGCCCGATCGATAACCTCGAATCGCGAGACGTCCCGAAGCCTTCGGATCCCACGGGCCGGCAGGTCGTCGTCAA GGTCAAGGCCTGTTCTGTCAACCCGATTGATCACAAGGTTCGATCAGGAACCTATGACGATGCGCCCG ACTACTATAACCACGTCCCAAGGGACTTTCATATCATCGGATTCGACGGATCCGGGGTAGTAGAGAAAACCGGGCCTGACTGCCAACTCTTCAAAGTCGGCGATGAAGTCTCTTGGGTAGGCCCATCGACTGATCAGGGGAGCTATGCAGAGTATCAACTCATAAGCGAACTAGCCTGCgccaaaaagccaagaaaccTTGATTTCGTTGATACTGCGAGCTACGGCTTGACTTTCATGACAGCATATCAGTCGCTGTATCGAAGGATGGAggtcaagcctgaggagcaGACTGGTATCTTGATC ATAaatggaggtggtggtgtaGGAAGTGCTGCTATTCAGCTTGCGAGGAGAGTGCTTAAGCTTCCGGTCGTTGTGGCTACGGCATCACGACCTGAGACGATCGAGTCTTGCAAGAGGATGGGCGCTACGCATGTCATAAACCATCGAGAAGACCTTGCCAAGCAGATTGACGATTTAAGGCTCAATGTCCCCATCAAGGAAGCACCACCTTCCACTCAAGCATATCACTCGCTAACAGACACAGATACGTCTACATTGTCGCCCGAACCGAGCAATACACCCAATCCATCGCCAAAATCTGCGCCCCATTCGGCAAAGTCTGCACCGTCGTCCAAGCAGACGTGA
- a CDS encoding catalase-peroxidase 2 (At least one base has a quality score < 10), with product MHVQSLLLASGLVPLAASQGCPFAKRATDTNLVPPREIPEDFGICRVASNQAGGGTRSRDFWPCALRWDVLRQFSPQYNQLVAALKKDLNALLTDSQDWWPADHGNYGGLFIRMSWHSAGTYRAMDGRGGAGMGQQRFAPLDSWPDNQNLDKARRLLWPIKQKYGSKISWADLIVLAGNVALEHSGFETLGFAGGRADTWEADESIYWGAESTFVPKGNDVRYNGSTDIYERADKLEKPLGATHFGLIYVNPEGPDGSSDPKASALDIRTAFGRMGMDDEETAALIIGGHTLGKTHGAVPAKNIGPEPMAADLGEMGLGWHNSVNEGNGPDQMTSGLEVIWSTTPTKWSNHFLKSLLGNNWTLVESPAGHKQWEALNGKLEYPDPFVKGKFRRPTMLTSDLALINDPSYLKICKRWHDNPKEMNAAFARAWYKLLHRDLGPVSRYLGPEVAKEKFIWQDPLPERKGDIIGEAEISSLKSTILSTDGLDVSKLVSTAWNSASTFRGTDKRGGANGARIALEPQINWASNNPKQLKQVLSALKKVQKDFNAKSGSKKVSLADLIVLGGVAAIEKAAQAAGFKDVEVPFTPGRVDATQNQTDLVQFGYLEPLADGFRNYGHGTARARTEEILVDRAALLTLTPPEMTVLVGGLRALNANYDGSSNGILTEKKGQLTNDFFVNLLSPAYSWAKKDDRGELWTGTDRSTKSVKWTATRADLVFGSHAELRAISEVYGSADAKEKFVKDFISAWTKVMNLDRFDVKVEK from the exons ATGCACGTGCAATCACTCCTGCTGGCTTCTGGCCTTGTGCCTCTGGCCGCTAGCCAGGGCTGCCCTTTTGCCAAGCGCGCCACGGACACTAACCTCGTCCCGCCGCGAGAAATCCCCGAGGACTTTGGCATCTGCCGCGTCGCTAGCAATCAGGCTGGTGGCGGTACTCGATCCAGGGACTTTTGGCCTTGTGCTCTGCGGTGGGATGTCTTGAGGCAGTTTTCACCCCAGTATAACCAATTGG TTGCTGCTCTGAAGAAGGACCTCAACGCGCTTCTCACGGATTCTCAAGATTGGTGGCCTGCTGACCATGGAAACTATGGTGGTCTCTTCATTCGTATGTCATGGCACAGCGCTGGTACATACCGCGCAATGGACGGCCGAGGTGGCGCCGGAATG GGTCAACAAAGATTCGCACCTCTCGACAGCTGGCCCGACAACCAGAACTTGGACAAAGCCCGTCGTCTGCTCT GGCCCATCAAGCAAAAGTACGGCAGCAAGATCTCATGGGCTGACTTGATCGTTCTCGCCGGCAACGTCGCCCTCGAGCACAGCGGCTTCGAGACCCTCGGTTTCGCCGGTGGTCGCGCTGACACCTGGGAGGCCGATGAGTCCATCTACTGGGGTGCCGAGTCCACCTTTGTCCCCAAGGGTAACGACGTTCGCTACAACGGTAGCACAGACATTTACGAGCGTGCcgacaagctcgagaagccCCTTGGTGCAACGCACTTTGGTCTCATCTACGTCAACCCTGAGGGTCCTGATGGAAGCTCTGACCCCAAGGCTTCTGCTCTTGATATCCGTACTGCTTTCGGTCGTATGGGTatggacgatgaggagactGCTGCTCTCATCATTGGTGGTCACACCCTGGGCAAGACTCACGGTGCTGTTCCTGCTAAGAACATTGGCCCTGAGCCCATGGCTGCTGACCTTGGAGAGATGGGTCTTGGATGGCACAACAGCGTCAACGAGGGTAACGGTCCTGACCAGATGACCAGCGGTCTCGAGGTTATCTGGTCCACCACTCCCACCAA GTGGAGCAACCACTTCCTCAAGTCTCTTCTCGGCAACAACTGGACCCTCGTCGAGAGCCCCGCTGGCCACAAGCAATGGGAGGCTCTCAACGGCAAGCTTGAGTACCCCGACCCCTTCGTCAAGGGCAAGTTCCGCCGCCCCACCATGCTCACTAGCGATCTCGCCCTCATCAACGACCCCTCGTacctcaagatctgcaagcGCTGGCATGACAACCCCAAGGAGATGAACGCTGCTTTCGCTCGTGCATGGTACAAGCTCCTCCACCGTGATCTCGGCCCTGTTTCTCGCTACCTTGGTCCCGAGGTCGCTAAGGAGAAGTTCATCTGGCAGGATCCTCTCCCTGAGCGAAAGGGTGATATCATTGGCGAGGCTGAGATCTCGAGCCTCAAGTCCACTATCCTGTCTactgatggtcttgatgtttcTAAGCTTGTTTCTACTGCTTGGAACTCTGCTTCTACTTTCCGTGGAACTGACAAGCGTGGTGGTGCCAACGGTGCTCGTATTGCTCTTGAGCCTCAGATCAACTGGGCCAGCAACAACcccaagcagctcaagcagGTTCTCTCTGCACTGAAGAAGGTCCAGAAGGACTTCAACGCCAAGTCCGGCTCCAAGAAGGTCTCTCTCGCTGATCTGATTGTTctcggtggtgttgctgctaTCGAGAAGGCTGCCCAGGCTGCTGGCTTCAAGGACGTCGAGGTTCCTTTCACTCCTGGCCGTGTTGATGCTACCCAGAACCAGACCGATCTCGTTCAGTTCGGTTACCTTGAGCCCCTTGCTGATGGTTTCCGTAACTATGGACATGGTACTGCCCGTGCTCGCACTGAGGAGATCCTCGTTGACCGCGCTGCTCTTCTTACCCTTACTCCTCCCGAGATGACCGTCCTCGTCGGTGGTCTCCGTGCCTTGAACGCCAACTACGACGGTTCTTCCAACGGTATTctcactgagaagaagggccagCTGACCAACGACTTCTTCGTCAACCTTCTCTCTCCCGCCTACTCATgggccaagaaggatgacCGTGGTGAGCTCTGGACCGGCACTGACCGCTCCACCAAGTCCGTCAAGTGGACTGCTACCCGCGCTGATCTGGTCTTCGGATCTCATGCTGAGCTGCGTGCCATCTCTGAGGTCTACGGTAGCGCTGATGCGAAAGAGAAGTTTGTGAAGGATTTCATTTCTGCATGGACCAAGGTCATGAACCTGGACCGCTttgatgtcaaggttgagaagtaG